The bacterium BMS3Abin08 genomic interval AATAATAACCTCCCTTTGCCTTCAACAACCCTCCCGATTACCTTTGTGAATATGCCCTTTGCAGTGAATTCCTGAAGTCCGGGTTCCTCCATGGCCAGCAAAAGCCCTCCCGATGTCTGTGGGTCGCAAACGAGCAGGAGATCATCTTCGGGGATGTCATTTTCCATTAATAGATGACCTCTCAGGAAGTTGAGGTTCCTGTATGCCCCTTCCGGGATCATCCCTTTGTCCGCCATCTCATGAACTCTGTCCATAAAAGGGACTTCCTTCAGGTCAATAACAAAGTCTGTCCCTGTATCCCTGACCATATTGAAGGCATGTCCTAAAAGGCCGAACCCGGTTACATCCGTACAGGCATGTATCCCCGCACGAAGGGCTGTCCGTGCTGATTGATTGTTAAGGGTAGTCATCCATGAGACCGCTTCTTTAAGTTCATCCACCCCGATCCTGCCCCCCTTAAGGGCGGTTGTAAGGATACCGGAGCCGAGGGGTTTTGTCAGAACGAGTATATCACCTGCGAGTGCACCGTTGTTTCTCAGGATATCTGTTTTATTCACCGTCCCTGTAACGGACAGGCCGAACTTAAGTTCACTATCCTCAAAAGTGTGTCCGCCGATAAGTCTTACATCCACGCTGTCGAGTATACTCAGAGCGCCATTGAGGACAATGCTTAACAGCTCAGGTTTGTAATCGCAGGATGGGAAACCTATAATTGCCAGGGCCGTATGGGGGGTCCCCCCCATTGCATATATGTCACTTAATGAGTTGGTGGCGCTTATTGCCCCAAATGTGAAGGGATCGTCAACAAGGGGAGTTATAATATCAACGGTTTCAACAAGGGCGGTGACGCCGTCAAGTAAGAATACCCCCCCATCATCTCCGGGAGGTACCAGTACCCTCTCATCATAAGGAGATGGAAGTCCGGAAAGTACCTCTTCCAGGTCCGACGGAC includes:
- the selD_1 gene encoding selenide, water dikinase, which produces MGGTPHTALAIIGFPSCDYKPELLSIVLNGALSILDSVDVRLIGGHTFEDSELKFGLSVTGTVNKTDILRNNGALAGDILVLTKPLGSGILTTALKGGRIGVDELKEAVSWMTTLNNQSARTALRAGIHACTDVTGFGLLGHAFNMVRDTGTDFVIDLKEVPFMDRVHEMADKGMIPEGAYRNLNFLRGHLLMENDIPEDDLLLVCDPQTSGGLLLAMEEPGLQEFTAKGIFTKVIGRVVEGKGRLLLR